From a single Nicotiana tomentosiformis chromosome 2, ASM39032v3, whole genome shotgun sequence genomic region:
- the LOC138904368 gene encoding uncharacterized protein — protein sequence MDIVGPLPQAKGKVQFLLIRTDYFSNLVEAGAFKQVREKEVMDYIWTNIICRFGVPKESVCDNGPQFIGAKVTNVFQSWQIKQIACAPYHPVGNGKAESTNKVIINNLKKRLEKSKGKWPEVLLSVLWAYRTTAKTSTGETPI from the coding sequence atggataTCGTAGGACCTTTGCCtcaagctaaaggaaaggtacaGTTTTTGTTAATTCGAACGGATTATTTCTCAAACTTGGTAGAAGCAGGTGCTTTTAAACAGGTACGAGAAAAAGAAGTTATGGATTACATTTGGACAAatatcatatgtcgatttggAGTCCCAAAGGAGAGTGTTTGTGACAATGGGCCGCAATTCATAGGTGCGAAAGTCACTAACGTTTTCCAAAGCTGGCAGATTAAACAGATCGCTTGTGCACCTTACCACCCAGTGGGTAACGGGAAAGCTGAGTCGACAAATAAGGTTATAATCAACAACTTAAAAAAGCGATTAGAAAagtcaaaaggcaaatggccagaAGTACTACTAAGTGTGTTATGGGCTTACAGAACGACGGCAAAGACTAGCACAGGAGAAACCCCAATTTGA
- the LOC104086406 gene encoding NDR1/HIN1-like protein 3 produces the protein MAESHLNGAYYGPSIPPSSKTYHHHGRGSSCNPCSCLFGCLCNCIFQIFFTILVIIGVAALVLWLVLRPNKVKFYVTDATLTQFDLSTTNNTINYDLALNMTIRNPNKRIGIYYDSIEARAMYQGERFHSTNLEPFYQGHKNTSSLHPVFKGQSLVLLGDREKTNYNNEKNAGVYEMEVKLYMRIRLKFGWIKTRKIKPKIECDFKVPLESNGRSSSANFEETRCHLDW, from the coding sequence ATGGCAGAATCCCACTTGAACGGAGCATATTATGGCCCTTCAATTCCGCCATCGTCGAAAACCTATCACCACCATGGCCGCGGCAGCAGCTGCAACCCATGTAGCTGTCTCTTTGGCTGCCTCTGCAATTGCATTTTCCAAATATTCTTCACCATTCTTGTCATCATTGGAGTCGCTGCATTAGTTCTATGGCTCGTTCTTCGTCCTAACAAAGTCAAATTCTACGTGACCGATGCAACGTTGACACAGTTCGATTTGTCCACCACAAACAACACTATAAACTATGATCTTGCTCTTAATATGACTATTAGAAACCCCAACAAACGTATTGGAATTTACTACGATTCAATTGAAGCTAGAGCTATGTATCAAGGCGAGAGGTTTCATAGTACAAATTTGGAACCATTTTATCAGGGTCACAAGAATACTAGCAGCTTGCATCCAGTGTTCAAAGGTCAAAGCTTGGTTCTATTGGGAGACAGAGAGAAAACCAACTACAATAATGAGAAGAATGCAGGGGTTTATGAGATGGAAGTGAAGCTTTACATGCGTATAAGACTAAAGTTTGGTTGGATTAAAACACGCAAAATTAAGCCAAAGATTGAGTGTGATTTCAAGGTTCCTCTGGAGTCTAATGGCAGATCATCATCTGCTAATTTCGAGGAAACTAGATGCCAtcttgattggtag